From Paracoccus suum, the proteins below share one genomic window:
- a CDS encoding ABC transporter ATP-binding protein, with product MSSDAFGGRGARDASLVNSRGTGTMTGAARSGPVLPGKPGDPFLIGEDMRGGYSKADILHGCTLAVDRGQIAVIVGPNGAGKSTAMKAVFGMLPLREGSVRLGGQDITALTPQDRVHAGMGFVPQTHNIFPSMSVEENLEMGAYIHTAPARIRTAMDQVYTLFPAVAEKRRQAAGELSGGQRQQVAVGRALMTGPQLLMLDEPTAGVSPIVMDELFDRIIEIARTGISILMVEQNARQALEIADIGYVLVQGANRYTGTGAELLADPDVRRTFLGG from the coding sequence ATGAGCAGCGATGCGTTCGGTGGCCGGGGCGCGCGCGATGCCTCGCTGGTGAACAGCCGTGGCACCGGGACAATGACCGGCGCTGCCCGCAGCGGTCCGGTGCTGCCCGGCAAGCCCGGCGATCCCTTCCTCATCGGCGAGGACATGCGCGGCGGCTACAGCAAGGCCGACATCCTGCATGGCTGCACTCTTGCGGTCGATCGCGGCCAGATCGCGGTCATCGTCGGACCCAACGGCGCCGGAAAGTCGACGGCGATGAAGGCGGTGTTCGGCATGCTGCCCCTGCGTGAGGGCAGCGTGCGCCTCGGCGGACAGGACATCACTGCTCTGACCCCCCAGGACCGGGTCCATGCCGGCATGGGCTTCGTGCCCCAGACCCACAACATTTTCCCCTCGATGTCGGTCGAGGAAAACCTCGAGATGGGGGCCTATATCCACACCGCTCCGGCCCGCATCCGGACGGCCATGGACCAGGTCTACACCCTGTTCCCGGCTGTGGCCGAAAAGCGGCGGCAGGCGGCGGGCGAGCTGTCCGGCGGGCAGCGCCAGCAGGTCGCGGTCGGCCGCGCGCTGATGACCGGCCCGCAACTGCTGATGCTGGACGAGCCGACGGCGGGCGTCTCGCCCATTGTCATGGACGAGTTGTTTGACCGCATTATCGAGATTGCCCGGACTGGCATCAGCATCCTGATGGTGGAACAGAACGCCCGACAAGCCCTTGAAATTGCGGACATCGGCTATGTCCTGGTGCAGGGCGCGAACCGTTACACCGGCACCGGGGCCGAGCTGCTGGCCGACCCCGACGTGCGCCGCACCTTCCTTGGGGGCTAA
- a CDS encoding ABC transporter ATP-binding protein produces MIRVDDLHKHFGGFRAVDGASLAIETGSITGLIGPNGAGKSTLFNVIAGVLAPTSGRVTMDGEDITGLPPHELFHKGLLRTFQLAHEFASMSVRDNLMMVPGGQIGEGLMGAWLGRGRVAAQEAELRARANDVLDFLTIRHLTHEKAGNLSGGQKKLLELGRTMMVDAKVVFLDEVGAGVNRTLLGTIGEAITRLNRERGYTFCVIEHDMDFIGRLCDPVVVMAEGRVLAEGPADAIMQNEAVIEAYLGRGLKNKGAGVA; encoded by the coding sequence ATGATCCGGGTCGACGACCTGCACAAGCATTTCGGCGGATTTCGTGCCGTGGACGGCGCCAGCCTCGCCATCGAGACCGGCTCGATCACCGGGCTGATCGGCCCAAATGGCGCCGGAAAATCAACGCTTTTCAACGTCATCGCCGGGGTTCTTGCGCCCACCTCGGGCCGCGTGACGATGGATGGCGAGGATATCACCGGCCTGCCGCCGCATGAGTTGTTCCACAAGGGGCTGCTGCGGACCTTCCAGTTGGCGCATGAATTCGCCTCGATGAGCGTGCGGGACAACCTGATGATGGTCCCGGGCGGGCAGATCGGCGAGGGGCTGATGGGCGCATGGCTGGGCCGCGGCCGCGTCGCCGCGCAGGAGGCCGAATTGCGGGCCCGTGCGAACGACGTTCTCGACTTCCTGACCATCCGCCACCTGACCCATGAAAAGGCCGGCAACCTGTCAGGCGGCCAGAAAAAGCTGCTGGAACTGGGCCGGACCATGATGGTCGACGCCAAGGTCGTGTTCCTCGACGAGGTTGGGGCCGGCGTGAACCGCACCCTCCTTGGCACCATCGGCGAGGCGATTACCCGCCTTAACCGCGAGCGGGGCTACACCTTTTGCGTGATCGAGCATGACATGGATTTCATCGGCCGCCTTTGCGACCCGGTCGTGGTGATGGCCGAGGGGCGCGTGCTGGCCGAAGGGCCGGCCGACGCAATCATGCAGAACGAGGCCGTGATCGAGGCCTATCTGGGCCGCGGCCTCAAGAACAAGGGGGCGGGCGTGGCATGA